The Mustela erminea isolate mMusErm1 chromosome 6, mMusErm1.Pri, whole genome shotgun sequence genome includes a region encoding these proteins:
- the NUDT4 gene encoding diphosphoinositol polyphosphate phosphohydrolase 2 isoform X1 yields MMKFKPNQTRTYDREGFKKRAACLCFRSEQEDEVLLVSSSRYPDQWIVPGGGMEPEEEPGGAAVREVYEEAGVKGKLGRLLGIFEQNQDRKHRTYVYVLTVTEILEDWEDSVNIGRKREWFKVEDAIKVLQCHKPVHAEYLEKLKLGCSPTNGNSTVPSLPDNNTLLVTAAQTSGLPSSRR; encoded by the exons ATGATGAAGTTCAAGCCCAACCAGACGCGGACCTATGACCGCGAGGGCTTCAAGAAGCGGGCGGCGTGCCTGTGCTTCCGGAGCGAGCAGGAGGACGAG GTGCTGCTGGTGAGCAGCAGCCGGTACCCTGACCAGTGGATTGTCCCTGGAGGAGGCATGGAGCCAGAGGAGGAACCTGGTGGCGCTGCCGTGAGGGAGGTGTACGAAGAG GCTGGAGTCAAAGGAAAGTTAGGCAGACTCCTGGGCATATTTGAG CAGAACCAAGACAGAAAGCATAGAACGTATGTTTATGTTCTTACTGTCACTGAAATATTAGAAGATTGGGAAGATTCTGTTAATATAG gaaggaagagagagtggtTCAAAGTAGAAGATGCCATCAAAGTTCTCCAGTGTCATAAGCCTGTACATGCAGAGTACCTGGAAAAACTAAAGCTGGGTTGTTCTCCAACCAATGGAAATTCCACAGTCCCTTCCCTTCCCGATAACAACACCTTGCTTGTGACTGCCGCACAGACCTCTGGGTTGCCATCCAGTAGAAGATAG
- the UBE2N gene encoding ubiquitin-conjugating enzyme E2 N isoform X1 gives MAGLPRRIIKETQRLLAEPVPGIKAEPDESNARYFHVVIAGPQDSPFEGGTFKLELFLPEEYPMAAPKVRFMTKIYHPNVDKLGRICLDILKDKWSPALQIRTVLLSIQALLSAPNPDDPLANDVAEQWKTNEAQAIETARAWTRLYAMNNI, from the exons gaAACCCAGCGTTTGCTGGCAGAACCAGTTCCTGGCATTAAAGCAGAACCAGATGAGAGCAACGCCCGTTATTTTCATGTGGTCATTGCTGGCCCTCAGGATTCCCCCTTTGAGGGAGGGACTTTTAAGCTTGAACTATTCCTACCAGAAGAATACCCGATGGCAGCCCCTAAAGTACGTTTCATGACCAAAATTTATCATCCTAATGTAGACAAGTTGGGAAGAATATGTTTAGATATTTTGAAAG ATAAGTGGTCCCCAGCACTGCAGATCCGCACAGTTCTGCTATCGATCCAGGCTTTGTTAAGTGCTCCCAATCCGGATGATCCGTTAGCAAACGATGTAGCAGAGCAGTGGAAGACCAACGAGGCCCAAGCCATAGAAACAG CTAGAGCATGGACTAGGCTATATGccatgaataatatttaa
- the NUDT4 gene encoding diphosphoinositol polyphosphate phosphohydrolase 2 isoform X2, with amino-acid sequence MMKFKPNQTRTYDREGFKKRAACLCFRSEQEDEVLLVSSSRYPDQWIVPGGGMEPEEEPGGAAVREVYEEAGVKGKLGRLLGIFENQDRKHRTYVYVLTVTEILEDWEDSVNIGRKREWFKVEDAIKVLQCHKPVHAEYLEKLKLGCSPTNGNSTVPSLPDNNTLLVTAAQTSGLPSSRR; translated from the exons ATGATGAAGTTCAAGCCCAACCAGACGCGGACCTATGACCGCGAGGGCTTCAAGAAGCGGGCGGCGTGCCTGTGCTTCCGGAGCGAGCAGGAGGACGAG GTGCTGCTGGTGAGCAGCAGCCGGTACCCTGACCAGTGGATTGTCCCTGGAGGAGGCATGGAGCCAGAGGAGGAACCTGGTGGCGCTGCCGTGAGGGAGGTGTACGAAGAG GCTGGAGTCAAAGGAAAGTTAGGCAGACTCCTGGGCATATTTGAG AACCAAGACAGAAAGCATAGAACGTATGTTTATGTTCTTACTGTCACTGAAATATTAGAAGATTGGGAAGATTCTGTTAATATAG gaaggaagagagagtggtTCAAAGTAGAAGATGCCATCAAAGTTCTCCAGTGTCATAAGCCTGTACATGCAGAGTACCTGGAAAAACTAAAGCTGGGTTGTTCTCCAACCAATGGAAATTCCACAGTCCCTTCCCTTCCCGATAACAACACCTTGCTTGTGACTGCCGCACAGACCTCTGGGTTGCCATCCAGTAGAAGATAG
- the UBE2N gene encoding ubiquitin-conjugating enzyme E2 N isoform X2, giving the protein MGTQLKETQRLLAEPVPGIKAEPDESNARYFHVVIAGPQDSPFEGGTFKLELFLPEEYPMAAPKVRFMTKIYHPNVDKLGRICLDILKDKWSPALQIRTVLLSIQALLSAPNPDDPLANDVAEQWKTNEAQAIETARAWTRLYAMNNI; this is encoded by the exons ATGGGCACACAGTTGAAG gaAACCCAGCGTTTGCTGGCAGAACCAGTTCCTGGCATTAAAGCAGAACCAGATGAGAGCAACGCCCGTTATTTTCATGTGGTCATTGCTGGCCCTCAGGATTCCCCCTTTGAGGGAGGGACTTTTAAGCTTGAACTATTCCTACCAGAAGAATACCCGATGGCAGCCCCTAAAGTACGTTTCATGACCAAAATTTATCATCCTAATGTAGACAAGTTGGGAAGAATATGTTTAGATATTTTGAAAG ATAAGTGGTCCCCAGCACTGCAGATCCGCACAGTTCTGCTATCGATCCAGGCTTTGTTAAGTGCTCCCAATCCGGATGATCCGTTAGCAAACGATGTAGCAGAGCAGTGGAAGACCAACGAGGCCCAAGCCATAGAAACAG CTAGAGCATGGACTAGGCTATATGccatgaataatatttaa